The following proteins are co-located in the Corynebacterium aquilae DSM 44791 genome:
- the hemL gene encoding glutamate-1-semialdehyde 2,1-aminomutase encodes MQPTSANVSTSAHWLETAKAVTPGGVNSPVRAFGSVGGQARFICDAKGSQLTDVDGNTYVDLFCSWGPMLMGHAHPEIVEAVQRAAARGLSFGAPTTGEVELAQEIVGRTSVEEVRLVNSGTEATMSAVRLARGFTGRPLVLKFAGCYHGHVDSLLVSAGSGVASYSLPNSPGVTGAVAKDTLVVPYNDIAAVEAAFAEHGDQIACIIAEAAAGNMGAVAPRDGFNQKLKDIAHAHGALLILDEVMTGFRVHRQGWYGLDGVAGDLTTFGKVVSGGLPAAAFGGRKDIMSQLAPTGPVYQAGTLSGNPVAVAAGLTSLKLATDEVYATCNANADRLDALVTAALTREGVAHHIQRAGNMLSIRFADGQGYNFDDMQSADTWRFPPFFHALLDHGVFVSPSVFETWFVSSALTDDDFATIEKALVPAAKAAAQASK; translated from the coding sequence ATGCAGCCGACCTCAGCCAACGTTTCCACTAGCGCACACTGGTTAGAGACCGCCAAAGCGGTCACCCCAGGCGGGGTGAACTCCCCGGTGCGAGCCTTCGGTTCCGTCGGCGGCCAAGCCCGCTTCATCTGCGACGCCAAAGGCTCCCAGCTCACCGACGTTGACGGCAACACCTATGTCGACCTGTTCTGCTCCTGGGGGCCGATGCTGATGGGCCACGCCCACCCCGAAATCGTCGAAGCAGTCCAACGCGCCGCCGCCCGCGGCCTGTCCTTCGGCGCCCCCACCACCGGAGAAGTCGAACTCGCCCAAGAAATCGTGGGCCGCACCAGCGTCGAAGAAGTCCGCCTGGTCAACTCCGGCACCGAAGCCACCATGAGCGCAGTGCGCCTGGCCCGCGGCTTCACCGGCCGCCCCCTGGTCCTAAAATTCGCCGGCTGCTACCACGGCCACGTGGACAGCCTGCTAGTCTCCGCAGGATCCGGCGTGGCATCCTACTCGCTGCCCAACAGCCCCGGCGTGACCGGCGCAGTCGCCAAAGACACCCTGGTGGTGCCCTACAACGACATCGCCGCCGTCGAAGCCGCCTTCGCGGAACACGGCGACCAAATCGCCTGCATCATCGCCGAAGCCGCCGCCGGCAACATGGGCGCGGTCGCCCCCCGCGACGGCTTCAACCAAAAACTCAAAGACATCGCCCACGCCCACGGCGCACTGCTCATCCTCGACGAGGTCATGACCGGATTCCGCGTCCACCGCCAAGGCTGGTACGGCCTGGACGGGGTCGCCGGCGACCTGACCACCTTCGGCAAAGTCGTCTCCGGTGGCCTGCCGGCCGCCGCATTCGGCGGTCGCAAAGACATCATGAGCCAGCTCGCACCGACCGGCCCGGTCTACCAGGCAGGCACCCTGTCCGGAAACCCCGTCGCAGTCGCCGCCGGCCTGACCTCCCTGAAACTGGCCACCGACGAGGTCTATGCGACCTGCAACGCCAACGCCGACCGGCTTGACGCGCTCGTCACCGCCGCCCTAACCCGTGAGGGTGTTGCCCACCACATTCAGCGCGCCGGCAACATGCTTTCCATCCGCTTTGCCGACGGCCAAGGCTACAACTTCGACGACATGCAGTCGGCCGACACCTGGCGATTCCCGCCGTTCTTCCACGCCCTCCTCGACCACGGGGTGTTCGTCTCGCCCAGCGTTTTCGAAACCTGGTTCGTATCCAGCGCATTGACCGACGACGACTTCGCTACCATTGAAAAAGCACTCGTGCCGGCAGCGAAAGCCGCCGCACAAGCAAGCAAGTAG
- a CDS encoding histidine phosphatase family protein, whose translation MTHTIIHLVATPKDFDPADPPAAAARLPKLFADHDITYVAASPQGQAQQLAHTVARTHRLTVGIDEGLMLHLGVQQPQSAWAKTFASPFGAEPLHAVLNRVMDAVERAHLEADGHEAVLFSHPSTITVVRHHIRNSLGPRPRLTKLVAPASVTSVVMQDEKIIHTSYSH comes from the coding sequence GTGACCCACACCATCATTCACCTCGTCGCCACCCCAAAGGATTTCGACCCCGCCGACCCGCCCGCCGCGGCGGCGCGTCTGCCGAAACTCTTCGCCGACCACGACATCACCTACGTGGCAGCCAGCCCCCAAGGCCAAGCACAGCAGCTCGCACACACCGTCGCCCGCACCCACCGGCTGACGGTAGGCATCGACGAGGGACTCATGCTGCACCTGGGTGTCCAGCAGCCACAGTCCGCGTGGGCGAAAACCTTCGCCTCCCCCTTTGGGGCCGAACCGCTTCACGCCGTGTTAAACCGGGTGATGGACGCGGTCGAACGCGCCCACCTGGAAGCCGACGGGCACGAAGCAGTGCTGTTTTCCCACCCCAGCACCATCACCGTCGTGCGACACCACATCCGCAACAGCCTCGGGCCACGACCCCGGCTCACCAAGCTCGTTGCCCCAGCTTCTGTGACCAGTGTGGTCATGCAAGACGAAAAAATCATCCACACCAGCTACAGTCACTAG
- a CDS encoding TlpA family protein disulfide reductase, with protein sequence MRRTISLIVGLSLLLASCSSSDANTENKTFRFYAPGGKTVITYDDNERQPIPNFTGEDLLDPNKTISLSDFDGQVVVLNAWGQWCGPCRTETDDLQEVQEAIVNRGGTVLGINVRDYNISQPQDWVKDNGLTYPNIYDPPFKTATVLGGLPASVVPTTIVLDKQHRPAAVFLQEITAKQLLEVVEPLL encoded by the coding sequence ATGCGGCGAACAATCAGCCTCATTGTGGGCCTTAGCCTGCTGCTTGCCAGCTGTTCCAGCAGCGACGCAAACACGGAAAACAAAACCTTCCGGTTCTACGCGCCAGGCGGCAAAACCGTCATCACCTATGACGACAACGAACGCCAGCCGATCCCGAACTTCACTGGCGAAGACCTCCTCGACCCCAACAAGACGATCAGCTTGTCCGACTTTGACGGCCAAGTGGTGGTCCTCAACGCTTGGGGCCAGTGGTGTGGGCCTTGCCGCACCGAAACCGATGACCTGCAGGAAGTGCAGGAAGCCATCGTCAATCGTGGCGGCACCGTGCTGGGCATTAACGTGCGGGACTACAACATCAGCCAGCCACAGGACTGGGTGAAAGACAACGGGTTGACCTACCCGAACATCTACGACCCGCCGTTTAAGACCGCCACGGTACTTGGTGGGCTGCCCGCCAGCGTGGTGCCCACCACCATCGTGTTGGATAAACAGCACCGCCCCGCCGCGGTATTCCTGCAAGAAATCACCGCCAAGCAACTACTCGAGGTTGTCGAACCCCTGCTATGA
- a CDS encoding cytochrome c biogenesis CcdA family protein → MSIGHTLADTAAQGPIFLALLAAAFAGLVSFASPCVIPLVPGYLSYLASIVGGSVSYRDGHALVEKSGRSKVIGAAALFVAGFTVIFVLGTATVFGAISTLALGADTLTRIGGVVTIVMGLAFMGLIPALQKEARFHPATLSTWVGAPLLGAVFALGWTPCLGPTLGAIISISAGTTGTTAARGVALIVAYCAGLGIPFLIAAAGSVRAMRGIEWLARHSKTIQRLGGILLIAVGLALLTGLWGNVIDLARQWSVTSGAASI, encoded by the coding sequence ATGAGCATCGGACATACTCTCGCCGACACGGCCGCCCAAGGCCCTATCTTCCTAGCGCTGCTGGCGGCCGCTTTCGCCGGTTTGGTGAGCTTCGCTTCCCCCTGCGTCATTCCCTTGGTGCCCGGCTATTTGTCCTATTTGGCCAGCATTGTTGGCGGTAGTGTCAGCTACCGCGACGGGCACGCCCTGGTGGAAAAGTCCGGGCGCAGCAAAGTTATCGGGGCGGCCGCGCTTTTCGTGGCCGGTTTTACGGTGATTTTTGTGCTGGGCACCGCCACTGTTTTCGGGGCGATCTCCACCTTGGCGCTGGGCGCCGATACTCTCACCCGGATTGGTGGGGTGGTGACCATCGTGATGGGGTTGGCGTTTATGGGGCTGATCCCGGCTTTGCAGAAGGAAGCCCGTTTCCATCCGGCGACACTGTCGACCTGGGTGGGGGCGCCGCTTTTGGGCGCGGTGTTTGCGCTGGGTTGGACGCCGTGTTTGGGGCCGACGTTGGGGGCGATCATTTCGATTTCGGCCGGCACGACCGGCACGACTGCTGCCCGCGGGGTGGCGCTGATTGTGGCGTATTGCGCGGGTCTGGGTATTCCGTTTCTGATTGCGGCGGCCGGTTCCGTGCGGGCGATGCGTGGCATCGAGTGGTTGGCCCGGCACAGTAAAACCATCCAGCGTCTCGGCGGGATTCTGCTGATCGCTGTTGGTCTGGCATTGCTCACAGGTTTGTGGGGTAACGTCATCGACCTTGCCCGCCAGTGGTCTGTCACCAGTGGCGCGGCCTCCATTTAG
- a CDS encoding cytochrome c biogenesis protein ResB, with the protein MRTALVLLFLLALGAIPGALLPQRSLNQTKVQEFIDNNGKIAEIYDRLQLFDVFSSQWFTAIYVLLFISLIGCIIPRSVEHYRAWRSPAVKAPKNFARLPHHTRGKLPEGVDAKAFIEDAARGLKGWKKTISTPEDDRDGAFSLSAEKGYTRELGNLVFHLGIVGILASMGLGKLVYYEGQVIVVAGAGNSQFCNTAVANYDDIRAGALFDGTNLTPFCVDVHDFKADYLPNGQAEQFNSHISYASGDHVFAPVEQWNTYDLRVNHPLRLDGDRIYLQGHGFAPTVTVTWPDGESRTQTIQFRPDDATTFLSSGVLRFDPPAGMFPDPYERRQNQLAIQGLFAPTAQFTGEKGALLTSVYPAMTNPALAVDIYRGDVGLDSGKGQNIFALDMAQLHSGALQKIDRVNLTKGQSVTLDDGTVVTFDGAKEFVNLQISHDPTQVWVLLASLAMVGGLVTSVVIKRRRIFVRAYPDGSFAMGGLSRTDAAGWGEEFERLASQISGVESHNEQPTEK; encoded by the coding sequence ATGCGCACGGCCCTGGTCTTGCTGTTTCTGCTGGCCCTCGGGGCTATTCCCGGGGCGCTGCTTCCGCAACGCTCCCTGAACCAAACCAAGGTTCAGGAGTTCATCGACAACAACGGCAAGATTGCGGAAATCTACGATCGGCTGCAGCTGTTCGACGTGTTTTCCTCCCAGTGGTTCACCGCGATCTATGTGCTGTTGTTCATTTCCTTGATCGGCTGCATCATTCCGCGTTCGGTGGAGCACTACCGTGCGTGGCGTTCGCCGGCGGTCAAGGCGCCGAAAAACTTTGCGCGTTTGCCGCACCACACCCGCGGCAAGTTGCCAGAAGGGGTGGACGCTAAGGCTTTCATTGAGGATGCTGCCCGCGGGTTGAAGGGGTGGAAGAAGACCATCAGCACCCCGGAGGATGACCGCGATGGTGCGTTCTCGCTGAGCGCCGAGAAGGGCTACACCCGCGAATTGGGTAACTTGGTGTTCCACCTGGGAATCGTGGGCATTCTCGCCAGCATGGGTTTGGGCAAGCTGGTGTATTACGAAGGCCAGGTCATTGTGGTTGCTGGTGCGGGCAACTCCCAGTTCTGTAACACTGCTGTGGCCAACTATGACGACATTCGGGCGGGTGCGTTGTTTGATGGCACGAACCTCACCCCGTTTTGTGTGGACGTGCATGATTTCAAGGCGGATTATCTGCCTAATGGTCAGGCGGAGCAGTTTAACTCCCATATTTCTTATGCTTCTGGGGATCATGTTTTCGCCCCCGTTGAGCAGTGGAATACCTATGATTTGCGGGTGAATCATCCGTTGCGTCTGGATGGCGATCGGATTTATTTGCAGGGCCATGGTTTCGCGCCGACGGTGACGGTGACGTGGCCTGATGGGGAGTCTCGCACTCAGACCATTCAGTTCCGCCCGGATGATGCGACGACGTTTTTGTCCAGTGGTGTGTTGCGTTTTGATCCGCCGGCCGGGATGTTCCCGGATCCGTATGAGCGGCGCCAGAACCAGTTGGCTATTCAGGGTTTGTTTGCCCCGACGGCCCAGTTCACGGGGGAGAAGGGCGCGTTGTTGACATCGGTGTACCCGGCGATGACGAATCCGGCGTTAGCGGTCGATATTTATCGCGGTGACGTGGGGCTTGATAGCGGTAAGGGGCAGAACATTTTTGCCCTGGATATGGCGCAGCTGCATTCGGGTGCGTTGCAAAAAATTGATCGCGTGAATCTGACCAAGGGCCAATCGGTGACCTTGGATGATGGCACGGTGGTCACTTTTGATGGGGCGAAGGAGTTCGTGAATTTGCAGATCAGCCACGACCCCACCCAGGTGTGGGTGTTGCTTGCTTCCTTGGCGATGGTGGGTGGTTTGGTGACCTCTGTGGTGATTAAGCGCCGCCGTATCTTTGTTCGCGCCTACCCTGATGGCAGCTTTGCGATGGGTGGTTTGTCGCGTACTGACGCTGCCGGCTGGGGTGAGGAATTCGAACGTCTCGCTTCTCAGATTTCTGGGGTAGAGTCCCACAACGAACAACCCACCGAAAAGTAG
- the ccsB gene encoding c-type cytochrome biogenesis protein CcsB, with product MPVDTNLANFSDLAYRTAIVIYALAMVLSVIYYMRSAAAIEAKNHGKDASAIEAKANKFAGMTQSLVWLGIIVHAASVVLRGMSVSRFPWGNLYEYISLTMLLSMAVAAVIFARSSFRILWAWVLGPVILLMFYGGTKLYAESAPVVPALRSFWLPVHVSIISIGSGLGLVSSVASILFIMRSSSNAKMKKFTAPLPTAEKLDAIAYRTAVATLPVFGVGIILGAIWAEAAWGRFWGFDPKETMALVTWLLYAAYLHARATTGWKKTTVAWINVLAFVGMLFNLLPVNLFVSSLHSYAGLN from the coding sequence GTGCCCGTCGATACTAATCTGGCGAACTTTTCAGACCTGGCGTATCGCACTGCGATCGTCATTTATGCCTTGGCGATGGTGCTGAGCGTTATTTATTACATGCGCAGTGCCGCCGCGATTGAGGCGAAAAACCACGGCAAGGACGCCAGTGCTATTGAGGCGAAGGCGAATAAGTTTGCCGGCATGACCCAGTCGTTGGTGTGGTTGGGCATTATTGTCCACGCCGCGTCGGTGGTGTTGCGTGGGATGTCTGTCAGTCGTTTCCCGTGGGGCAACTTGTACGAGTACATCTCGTTGACGATGCTGTTGTCGATGGCGGTGGCGGCCGTGATTTTTGCGCGTTCCAGTTTCCGCATCCTGTGGGCGTGGGTGTTGGGCCCGGTTATTTTGTTGATGTTTTATGGCGGCACGAAGCTGTATGCGGAGTCCGCGCCGGTGGTGCCTGCGCTGCGTTCTTTCTGGTTGCCGGTGCACGTGTCGATCATTTCGATTGGTTCCGGCTTGGGTTTGGTGTCCTCGGTGGCCAGCATTTTGTTCATTATGCGTAGCTCCTCGAATGCCAAGATGAAGAAGTTCACTGCGCCTTTGCCGACGGCGGAGAAGTTGGATGCGATTGCCTACCGTACTGCGGTGGCGACGTTGCCGGTGTTTGGTGTGGGCATCATTTTGGGGGCGATTTGGGCGGAGGCCGCGTGGGGTCGTTTCTGGGGTTTTGATCCGAAGGAAACGATGGCCTTGGTGACGTGGTTGCTGTATGCGGCTTATCTGCATGCCCGCGCCACGACTGGCTGGAAGAAGACTACGGTTGCGTGGATCAATGTGTTGGCTTTTGTTGGCATGTTGTTTAACTTGTTGCCGGTGAATCTGTTTGTGTCCAGTCTGCATTCTTACGCTGGACTGAATTAG
- a CDS encoding dTDP-4-dehydrorhamnose 3,5-epimerase family protein, producing MHPLKLFSDVFIHTPHRAPDGRGGFTQIFSTTGFASATGFPLSLEQAVVSTSTAHTIRGLHYSSALSPRAKYLTCVAGRIVDVVVDVREGSDTFGQHATVELSADNAKSIFVPPGYAHGFLALEDSTVLHLDSEERDPEEEFVLNAFDAALGIDWPIAPAEAHLTPADADAPTLAAATLPHIDDLQETISLWKDMWVIANEQAGA from the coding sequence ATGCACCCCCTGAAACTATTCAGCGACGTTTTTATCCACACGCCCCACCGCGCGCCCGATGGGCGCGGTGGTTTTACTCAGATCTTTTCCACCACCGGCTTTGCCTCCGCCACCGGTTTTCCCCTCTCCCTGGAGCAGGCCGTGGTCTCTACCTCCACCGCACACACCATTCGGGGCCTGCACTACTCCAGTGCCCTAAGCCCCCGCGCCAAGTATCTGACCTGTGTTGCCGGGCGGATTGTCGACGTCGTGGTTGATGTGCGCGAAGGATCCGACACCTTCGGCCAACACGCCACCGTCGAACTCAGCGCCGACAATGCCAAAAGTATTTTCGTCCCGCCGGGGTATGCCCACGGCTTTTTAGCGCTGGAAGACTCCACGGTGTTGCACCTCGATAGCGAAGAACGCGACCCGGAGGAAGAATTCGTTCTCAACGCCTTCGATGCCGCCCTTGGGATCGACTGGCCGATCGCCCCGGCCGAGGCCCACCTCACCCCAGCTGATGCGGATGCCCCCACCCTGGCCGCGGCCACCCTGCCCCACATTGATGATCTCCAGGAAACTATCTCCTTGTGGAAAGACATGTGGGTTATCGCCAACGAGCAAGCCGGCGCCTAA
- a CDS encoding cutinase family protein: MRRLLSCLVAACLLMGHGTQATAQPVENHPTPPPPAAAEAPAGVPGTHCGEDLLLIVRGSAEQPQGEQPAQLTYQQRGNDLFGVPFAEDPTGSGRLGTAALEYMPQADAKIAALVYPASAIRFKGGVTPTLDNFHASASIGADNLLAALHNLYDPCGSNPPNVVVTGYSQGSDVINIAISKAVDSGNTTVIDKVSKFVQLADPSRRAYGPENDHALISMAPTNPVGGVSRAVTSGVQYDLVLPSLDVYRDKNPERFSNYCVPGDLVCDTRSVEAWRGVTLHVLYADFSARCQAADGRYTQFLDCFYVDVRRALHPDYRIETITSNPVVHFGPGWLNLSVSRSLRDELKRQNVDIIVRSFGIPVGQGHTTIRAGGSGSASVLMPLLPGGPVTLDVEIDGTKVGTFNAEYTPLTMEDSTALYVQPEDEDLAAIAPPVREQMTDWNTPFEQRLELVRSVFGHEMADLMRLWFGYVYRYGWDEEHQEQLAKLNAEGEIYPVNGRGDRARPIIALATDLQYALGIDLLRFLNTVASVL; this comes from the coding sequence GTGCGCCGACTTTTATCCTGCCTTGTAGCTGCCTGCCTCCTTATGGGGCACGGCACGCAAGCCACCGCCCAGCCGGTAGAAAACCACCCCACGCCCCCGCCGCCTGCCGCGGCCGAGGCGCCCGCCGGGGTGCCTGGCACCCACTGCGGGGAAGACCTGCTGCTCATTGTGCGTGGCTCGGCGGAGCAGCCCCAGGGTGAACAGCCCGCGCAGCTGACCTACCAGCAGCGAGGAAACGACCTGTTTGGGGTGCCCTTTGCGGAAGACCCCACCGGTTCAGGCCGGCTGGGAACAGCGGCCCTGGAGTACATGCCGCAAGCCGACGCCAAAATTGCGGCCCTGGTGTATCCGGCCAGCGCCATCCGCTTCAAAGGCGGGGTCACCCCTACCTTGGATAATTTCCATGCCTCGGCCTCCATTGGCGCCGATAATCTCCTAGCGGCGCTGCACAACCTGTACGACCCCTGCGGCAGCAACCCCCCAAACGTTGTGGTCACCGGCTATTCCCAGGGCAGCGATGTGATCAACATTGCGATCTCGAAGGCCGTCGACAGTGGCAACACCACCGTCATCGACAAGGTGTCGAAGTTCGTGCAACTGGCCGACCCCTCCCGCCGGGCCTATGGGCCAGAAAACGATCACGCGCTCATTTCCATGGCGCCCACCAACCCCGTCGGCGGAGTTTCGCGGGCGGTCACCAGCGGCGTGCAATACGACCTGGTGCTGCCCAGCCTGGATGTTTACCGCGACAAAAACCCAGAGCGTTTTTCCAACTACTGCGTGCCCGGGGATTTGGTGTGCGACACCCGCAGCGTGGAGGCCTGGCGTGGGGTTACCCTGCACGTGTTGTATGCGGACTTCTCCGCCCGCTGCCAGGCCGCCGACGGGCGCTACACCCAATTCTTGGACTGCTTCTATGTGGACGTGCGGCGCGCCCTGCACCCGGACTATCGCATCGAAACAATCACCAGTAATCCGGTGGTGCACTTCGGCCCGGGCTGGCTGAACCTGTCTGTCTCCCGGAGTCTGCGCGATGAACTAAAACGGCAAAACGTCGACATTATCGTCCGCAGCTTCGGCATTCCCGTCGGCCAGGGCCACACCACCATCCGCGCCGGCGGCAGTGGCAGCGCCTCCGTGCTGATGCCGCTGCTGCCCGGCGGGCCGGTGACCCTTGATGTGGAAATCGACGGCACCAAGGTCGGCACTTTCAATGCTGAATACACCCCCTTGACCATGGAAGACTCCACCGCGCTGTACGTGCAGCCGGAAGATGAAGACCTCGCCGCTATCGCCCCGCCGGTTCGCGAACAAATGACGGACTGGAACACCCCCTTCGAACAGCGCCTCGAGCTGGTGCGCAGCGTGTTCGGGCACGAAATGGCCGACCTGATGCGCCTGTGGTTCGGCTATGTCTACCGCTATGGCTGGGATGAGGAACACCAAGAACAGCTAGCGAAACTCAACGCCGAGGGCGAAATCTACCCCGTCAACGGTCGCGGCGACCGGGCGCGCCCCATCATCGCCCTGGCCACCGACCTGCAATACGCGCTCGGAATCGACCTACTGCGCTTTTTGAATACAGTGGCCTCCGTCCTCTAA
- a CDS encoding ArsR/SmtB family transcription factor, translating to MNNQLCHADVQTLPGDLTRRAADFFRAISDPTRLKLLYLVAGRGSENICSHELAQALQVAPPTVTHHMKRLAAVGLVERHQQGKWAYYTVNNPKFCQLNSLITALGTPCPLLEDGGHCIQKAQ from the coding sequence ATGAACAATCAGCTGTGCCACGCCGACGTACAAACCCTGCCAGGTGATCTCACCAGGCGTGCAGCAGATTTCTTTCGGGCAATTTCCGACCCGACCCGCCTGAAGCTGCTGTACCTTGTCGCAGGGCGCGGGTCGGAAAATATTTGTTCCCACGAGTTGGCGCAGGCCTTGCAGGTTGCCCCGCCGACGGTGACGCACCACATGAAGCGCCTGGCCGCGGTTGGGCTGGTCGAAAGGCACCAGCAGGGCAAGTGGGCGTATTACACCGTGAATAATCCGAAGTTTTGCCAGCTTAATTCGCTGATCACTGCGCTGGGCACCCCGTGTCCGCTGTTAGAGGACGGAGGCCACTGTATTCAAAAAGCGCAGTAG
- a CDS encoding DUF4229 domain-containing protein, whose protein sequence is MSETPEPTLDPQLRAQVRKDFLLYGLARLGLFLLLTVVIALLALAIGAHVPLVMSALLALLIAFPLSMFVFKNLRARVTREVAEWDAQRKTHKQWVKTQLEGR, encoded by the coding sequence GTGAGCGAAACACCTGAACCAACACTCGACCCCCAACTGCGGGCCCAAGTACGCAAAGACTTTCTCCTCTACGGGCTAGCCCGCCTCGGGCTGTTCCTGCTACTCACCGTCGTCATTGCGTTGCTGGCCCTAGCAATTGGCGCCCACGTTCCCCTCGTCATGAGCGCCCTGCTGGCACTGCTGATCGCCTTCCCCCTGTCGATGTTCGTCTTTAAAAACCTCCGCGCCCGCGTGACCCGCGAAGTCGCCGAGTGGGACGCCCAGCGCAAAACCCACAAACAGTGGGTCAAAACGCAGCTCGAAGGCCGCTAG
- a CDS encoding 1,4-dihydroxy-2-naphthoate polyprenyltransferase, which yields MQQNQQFQLWLEGARPHTWANAFAPVIVGSGAAAAAGGFRFGFALLAAVVAWALIVGVNYANDYSDGIRGTDDDRSGPLRLTASGAFAPQQVKAAAFVAFAVAGLAGVVLSLASRHAWLIVVGLVCVAAAWFYTGGSNPYGYAGLGEASVFVFFGLVAVLGTQLTQAGVVTPVGWMCAVAVGSMSAAVNLANNIRDIPSDALAGKMTLAVRLGDKWARVLWVVLMCIPFVTTLSLGGAFHGTLMAVAAVPFAAAAGLPIVKGATAKELIPVLGLTGRAMLLWSLLTTIGLFV from the coding sequence ATGCAACAAAATCAGCAATTCCAGTTGTGGCTTGAAGGTGCCCGCCCACACACGTGGGCGAACGCCTTTGCGCCTGTCATCGTCGGCTCCGGTGCTGCTGCGGCGGCCGGGGGTTTCCGTTTCGGCTTCGCGCTGTTGGCGGCGGTGGTCGCGTGGGCGCTGATTGTGGGGGTGAATTACGCCAACGATTATTCCGATGGTATCCGGGGCACTGACGATGATCGTTCCGGCCCCCTGCGATTGACGGCTTCCGGGGCGTTTGCTCCGCAGCAGGTTAAGGCGGCGGCGTTTGTTGCTTTCGCGGTCGCGGGGCTTGCTGGTGTGGTGTTGTCGCTGGCCTCCCGGCACGCGTGGCTGATTGTGGTGGGCCTGGTGTGCGTGGCCGCCGCCTGGTTTTATACCGGCGGGAGCAACCCTTATGGCTATGCCGGGTTGGGTGAGGCGAGCGTTTTTGTCTTTTTTGGTTTGGTTGCGGTGCTGGGTACCCAGTTGACGCAGGCCGGCGTGGTCACCCCGGTGGGGTGGATGTGCGCGGTGGCGGTGGGTTCGATGTCCGCGGCGGTGAATCTGGCGAACAATATTCGCGATATCCCGTCGGATGCGCTGGCGGGCAAGATGACGCTCGCGGTGCGGCTGGGCGATAAGTGGGCGCGCGTTTTGTGGGTGGTGCTGATGTGCATCCCCTTCGTCACGACCTTGTCGCTGGGTGGGGCGTTTCACGGCACGCTGATGGCGGTGGCTGCGGTGCCGTTTGCTGCGGCCGCGGGCCTGCCGATCGTGAAGGGCGCGACCGCCAAGGAGCTGATTCCGGTGCTCGGATTGACGGGGCGCGCCATGCTGCTGTGGTCGCTGTTGACCACGATTGGGTTGTTTGTCTAG
- the menE gene encoding o-succinylbenzoate--CoA ligase codes for MPRRLHTITFSPTDIPGALTALEEAISGAESYLPLPASDTRRADLLVRHMRPGEEISAEVALVMATSGSTGVPKGAQLSPSNLVSSADATHQFLGGAGQWVLALPPHHIAGVQVLVRSVVAGVDPVVVDVSRGFSVSAFADAVFQAPAGERLYTALVPMQLVKAMDSLRGIDALRACDAVLVGGGALHPEVRSAAEQLGIRVVETYGSSETSGGCVYDGRPIPGARVRLEGERIVLGGPMVALGYRNVPSQGVFVEPDWFVTSDAGVVRDGRLVVVGRMDAVIVTGGLKVHPEVVEAALVKIPGVRQACVVGVEDPRLGQMVVAAYEGPAAPQDVLAGLDEVERWMVPRRLLRVDALPTTGPGKVDRSKVSELF; via the coding sequence ATGCCGCGGCGACTCCACACCATCACCTTCTCCCCCACCGACATCCCCGGCGCACTCACCGCGCTGGAGGAAGCAATCAGCGGAGCGGAGTCCTACCTACCGTTGCCCGCCAGCGATACCCGGCGCGCAGATCTATTGGTGCGACACATGCGCCCGGGGGAGGAAATCTCCGCGGAGGTGGCGCTGGTGATGGCCACCTCTGGGTCGACGGGTGTCCCTAAGGGCGCCCAGCTGAGCCCTAGCAATCTGGTGTCTAGTGCGGATGCCACCCACCAGTTTTTGGGCGGTGCGGGCCAGTGGGTGTTGGCGCTGCCGCCGCATCACATTGCGGGGGTGCAGGTGTTGGTGCGCTCCGTGGTGGCCGGGGTGGATCCGGTGGTGGTGGATGTGTCGCGGGGTTTTAGCGTGTCGGCTTTTGCGGATGCGGTGTTTCAGGCCCCGGCGGGCGAGCGCCTGTATACGGCGCTGGTGCCGATGCAGCTGGTGAAGGCAATGGATTCTTTGCGCGGTATTGATGCGTTGCGGGCTTGCGATGCGGTGTTGGTTGGTGGGGGTGCTTTGCATCCAGAGGTGCGGTCTGCGGCCGAGCAGTTGGGAATTCGCGTGGTGGAGACCTATGGGTCTTCGGAAACCTCGGGCGGTTGCGTGTATGACGGGCGGCCGATTCCTGGCGCCCGGGTGCGACTGGAGGGCGAGCGGATTGTGTTGGGTGGCCCGATGGTTGCGCTTGGTTATCGCAACGTGCCCAGCCAGGGGGTGTTTGTGGAACCTGATTGGTTTGTCACCTCCGATGCGGGCGTGGTGCGCGATGGCCGGCTGGTGGTGGTGGGCAGGATGGATGCGGTGATTGTCACCGGGGGTTTGAAGGTGCACCCGGAGGTAGTGGAGGCCGCGCTGGTGAAGATTCCGGGGGTACGCCAGGCGTGCGTGGTGGGGGTGGAGGATCCGCGTTTGGGCCAGATGGTGGTCGCGGCCTATGAGGGGCCGGCAGCCCCGCAGGATGTGTTGGCGGGGCTGGATGAAGTTGAGCGCTGGATGGTGCCGCGGCGTTTGCTGCGGGTGGATGCGTTGCCGACGACCGGCCCGGGCAAGGTGGACCGCAGCAAGGTCAGCGAGTTGTTTTAG